One genomic region from Microcoleus sp. FACHB-672 encodes:
- a CDS encoding PhoH family protein encodes MIEAFKIELPNVSSALALAGYQEENLKTLARQTGAQLVLRGQDLLISGTENQIDLCRRLVRSLEDFWKHGKTISQVDILTARHALDTHQTDELQDLRHDVLAKTRRGEEIRAKTFRQRQYIQAVRNHDLTFCIGPAGTGKTYLAAVLAVQALLANQYERLILTRPAVEAGEKLGFLPGDLLQKVDPYLRPLYDALYEFIEPEKITNLMERGVIEIAPLAYMRGRTLNHAFVILDEAQNTTPSQMKMVLTRLGFRSRMVVTGDITQTDLPANQASGLAASQKILQHVEGIAFCNLTQADVVRHALVQRIVAAYEKYEN; translated from the coding sequence ATGATAGAAGCATTTAAAATAGAACTACCAAATGTTAGCAGCGCCCTTGCGCTAGCCGGCTATCAAGAAGAAAATTTAAAAACACTGGCACGGCAAACCGGCGCACAACTCGTGTTGCGTGGGCAAGATTTGTTGATTTCCGGAACAGAAAATCAAATCGATTTGTGTCGCCGGCTAGTGCGTTCCTTAGAAGATTTTTGGAAACACGGTAAAACCATTTCTCAAGTCGATATTCTCACAGCCCGTCATGCTTTAGACACGCATCAAACTGACGAGTTGCAAGATTTGCGGCACGATGTTTTGGCGAAAACTCGTCGCGGAGAAGAAATTCGAGCCAAAACCTTTCGTCAGCGGCAATATATTCAAGCGGTACGCAATCACGATCTGACCTTTTGCATCGGCCCTGCCGGCACCGGCAAAACCTATCTCGCCGCAGTTCTTGCCGTCCAAGCACTGCTGGCAAATCAGTATGAACGGCTGATTTTAACTCGCCCCGCCGTCGAAGCCGGTGAAAAGTTGGGCTTTTTACCGGGAGATTTGCTGCAAAAAGTTGATCCCTATCTGCGCCCTCTCTACGATGCCCTCTACGAATTTATCGAACCTGAAAAAATTACCAATTTGATGGAGCGGGGGGTGATAGAAATCGCTCCCTTAGCTTATATGCGAGGCCGTACCCTCAACCACGCCTTTGTAATTTTGGATGAAGCCCAAAATACAACACCGTCTCAGATGAAAATGGTATTAACTCGCTTGGGATTCCGTTCTCGCATGGTTGTCACCGGCGACATCACCCAAACCGATTTGCCGGCGAACCAAGCCTCAGGATTGGCAGCCTCTCAAAAAATCCTACAACACGTTGAGGGCATTGCTTTCTGCAACCTTACCCAAGCCGATGTTGTGCGCCATGCCCTGGTGCAGCGCATTGTCGCCGCTTATGAAAAGTATGAAAATTAG
- a CDS encoding ChuX/HutX family heme-like substrate-binding protein, translating to MNSTLKDFLESCHTLGLLRLIVTSSAAVLEARGTVEKLFYAELPKGRYANMHTEGFEFHLNMDKITQVKFETGEAKRGNFTTYAIRFLDEKQEPALSLFLQWGKPGEYAPGQVEAWHQMREQYGEIWEPAPLEV from the coding sequence ATGAATAGCACCCTGAAAGATTTTCTAGAATCTTGCCACACCCTCGGCCTATTACGCCTGATTGTTACTAGCAGTGCAGCAGTTTTAGAAGCCCGTGGAACCGTTGAGAAATTGTTCTACGCCGAGTTGCCCAAAGGCCGGTATGCGAATATGCATACAGAAGGCTTTGAGTTTCACCTGAATATGGACAAAATCACACAGGTGAAATTTGAAACCGGCGAAGCGAAACGAGGTAATTTTACTACTTATGCAATTCGCTTTCTCGATGAAAAACAAGAGCCGGCTTTAAGCTTGTTTCTCCAGTGGGGCAAGCCTGGAGAATACGCACCAGGACAGGTGGAAGCATGGCATCAAATGCGAGAGCAATACGGCGAGATTTGGGAACCTGCGCCTTTGGAGGTTTGA
- a CDS encoding DUF6816 family protein, with amino-acid sequence MRIIWNLCLILLLSLWGAAGATAGPLAERMAQFPDWQNKPPVKAAQGDLIYPDWMAGTWRVTSTLVDTVAPLAPALVTPGFEGNRQYLNQPVTFPVRFVGEISLKRRTLNANLFTPLFNTLVNKNLTLQPATTKGQAVKTGPVVADRAFNGLSIARAYLGESAVSSVKVDPDSPSRQITQLRGGSQLVSVVTGRASETPAADQFIATEVSQQVFRGGTTLYFNEVETTTSYQQQSLEMPLIQAQQVSAIYLSPQDPDYFAANGRPVALYRYNLELLPAAD; translated from the coding sequence ATGAGAATTATTTGGAATTTGTGCTTAATTTTGCTTTTGTCGCTCTGGGGGGCTGCCGGCGCGACGGCTGGGCCGCTGGCTGAGCGGATGGCGCAATTTCCTGATTGGCAGAATAAGCCGCCGGTGAAGGCTGCTCAAGGAGATTTAATCTATCCAGATTGGATGGCAGGAACTTGGCGCGTTACCAGTACGCTGGTAGATACCGTGGCACCTTTGGCACCGGCTCTTGTCACGCCTGGATTTGAGGGGAATCGTCAGTATCTCAATCAGCCGGTGACCTTTCCTGTGCGGTTTGTAGGGGAAATCTCCCTAAAGCGCCGCACCCTTAATGCAAATCTTTTCACACCATTATTTAATACTTTAGTCAATAAAAATTTAACGCTTCAACCCGCTACAACAAAAGGGCAAGCTGTCAAAACCGGCCCTGTGGTTGCAGATAGAGCCTTCAATGGGTTAAGTATCGCACGAGCCTATTTGGGTGAGAGCGCTGTCTCTAGTGTCAAAGTCGATCCTGATTCTCCCAGCCGGCAGATTACTCAACTGCGAGGCGGAAGTCAGCTCGTTTCAGTCGTTACAGGTCGAGCAAGTGAGACACCGGCAGCTGATCAATTTATAGCCACTGAAGTCAGCCAGCAAGTGTTTCGAGGCGGGACAACGCTTTACTTCAACGAAGTGGAGACAACTACATCCTATCAGCAACAGTCCTTAGAGATGCCGCTGATTCAAGCACAACAGGTCAGCGCCATCTATTTATCACCCCAAGATCCAGACTACTTTGCAGCCAACGGACGCCCTGTAGCGCTTTATCGCTATAATTTGGAACTATTGCCGGCAGCAGATTAA
- a CDS encoding DUF262 domain-containing protein — translation MSDEKQSKFTDDQVAAAEEQIVEQSKRIEFYITEFSVELLASKMQNGDFEVPDYQREDTWEDWRKSRFIESLLMGLPIPFLFFWESPATGKLEIVDGSQRLRTIEAFLLGDFALGTLEEMTLLSGFRFIDLPESRQRKIKNRSIRGIVLNEHADEAARFDLFERINTGSKIANKAEVRRGALGGLFQKLVVSLAKESLFEELAPVSDKQLKEREREELVTRFFAYSDGLEGYKDRPSEFLFQYTKKMNAHFKQHPEEVKVYEQRFKDTMKFVSRNFPWGFRKTARGKASPRSRFEAIAIGSYLALQERPEIANLPIQVEEWLTNEEFRDVTGADGANAIGRLRNRIHFVRDHLLGVEDGRF, via the coding sequence ATGAGCGACGAGAAACAATCTAAGTTCACTGATGACCAGGTTGCCGCTGCCGAAGAGCAAATCGTTGAGCAGTCGAAAAGAATTGAATTCTACATAACAGAATTTTCTGTTGAGCTTCTGGCTTCAAAGATGCAAAATGGGGATTTCGAGGTTCCAGATTATCAACGCGAAGACACTTGGGAGGATTGGCGTAAGTCCCGGTTCATTGAGTCACTTTTAATGGGGCTTCCGATCCCTTTCCTCTTCTTCTGGGAAAGCCCAGCAACAGGTAAGCTCGAAATTGTTGACGGATCACAACGCTTAAGGACGATTGAGGCGTTCCTTTTGGGCGACTTTGCTCTAGGTACGTTAGAAGAGATGACACTGCTATCCGGATTTAGATTTATAGATCTCCCTGAATCTCGGCAACGAAAAATCAAGAACCGTTCTATTAGAGGGATCGTACTCAATGAGCACGCCGATGAGGCAGCACGATTTGATCTTTTTGAGCGAATTAACACAGGAAGCAAAATAGCGAACAAAGCTGAGGTGCGTCGAGGTGCCCTGGGAGGGCTTTTCCAAAAGCTTGTTGTCTCGCTTGCCAAAGAATCACTTTTTGAGGAGCTTGCACCTGTTTCAGATAAGCAACTTAAGGAGCGAGAGAGGGAAGAACTCGTTACACGCTTTTTCGCTTATAGCGACGGTCTTGAAGGCTATAAGGACAGACCATCTGAGTTCCTATTCCAGTATACGAAGAAGATGAACGCCCATTTTAAACAGCACCCGGAGGAAGTTAAGGTCTATGAGCAACGGTTCAAAGACACCATGAAATTTGTATCACGCAACTTCCCGTGGGGCTTCCGCAAAACAGCTAGAGGTAAAGCATCGCCACGATCACGTTTCGAGGCTATCGCTATTGGAAGCTATCTCGCCCTGCAAGAAAGACCTGAAATAGCTAACCTACCAATCCAAGTCGAAGAATGGTTGACCAATGAAGAGTTTAGGGATGTGACTGGGGCAGACGGTGCGAACGCAATAGGCAGACTAAGAAACCGTATCCATTTTGTTCGCGATCATCTACTCGGAGTTGAGGATGGACGATTTTAG
- a CDS encoding MAE_28990/MAE_18760 family HEPN-like nuclease, translated as MDDFSQAFEERLQEIEAYLELLESLEEQVQQGPPRIGQEGPTITVQQQRILYSSVYLQLYNLVESTVTRCIEAITKAVGNQSWRPNDLSIELRREWVRAVQRTHTDINYENRLESALNLCDHLMQALPISTFEVEKGGGGNWDDEEIYKLSKRLGLPLNISCEANRAVKQPFRDGKGALSLIKSLRNKLAHGNLSFAECGENITAHDLRKLTDQVALYMREVVTCFKSSMDAHEFLLPERRP; from the coding sequence ATGGACGATTTTAGTCAAGCTTTTGAAGAGCGACTACAGGAGATTGAGGCTTACCTTGAGTTACTTGAGTCCTTAGAAGAGCAAGTGCAACAAGGACCCCCACGAATCGGGCAAGAGGGACCTACGATCACTGTACAACAGCAGAGAATCCTCTATTCGAGTGTTTACCTACAGCTCTACAATCTTGTAGAGTCAACTGTTACTCGGTGCATAGAGGCCATAACTAAGGCGGTTGGTAATCAAAGCTGGCGACCTAATGACTTGTCCATTGAGTTACGCCGCGAGTGGGTGCGTGCTGTGCAACGCACCCATACTGATATCAACTATGAAAATCGCCTGGAATCTGCATTGAACCTTTGCGATCACTTAATGCAGGCGCTTCCGATATCAACCTTTGAAGTTGAAAAGGGTGGCGGTGGTAATTGGGACGATGAGGAGATTTACAAACTTAGTAAACGTCTAGGCTTACCCTTAAACATAAGTTGTGAAGCTAATCGTGCTGTCAAACAGCCCTTTCGGGATGGCAAAGGCGCACTTTCCCTGATCAAAAGTCTTCGGAACAAACTCGCACACGGTAATCTATCATTTGCTGAATGTGGTGAGAATATCACTGCTCACGATCTCCGTAAACTAACAGACCAAGTTGCTCTGTATATGAGAGAAGTTGTAACTTGCTTCAAATCATCTATGGATGCTCATGAGTTCCTACTGCCAGAGCGGCGGCCTTAA
- a CDS encoding DNA cytosine methyltransferase — MNLDATVLSTHIANEPHPDRGSAAISCVDLFCGLGGLTHGLIRGGIEVVAGIDIDPQCRFPYESNNDAVFINQDVNDLSGAELSEIFGDRKLRLLAGCAPCQPFSTYSRKGRKERQDTKWELVSDFGRLVRETQPDFVTMENVPQLLEHEVFKEFLKELEGYATWWSVVDCVQYGVPQTRKRLVLLASRLGAVELLPPISSTEFCTTVREAISHLPALAAGCCDPNDALHAAPSLSELNLRRIRASKPGGTWHDWDASLIAQCHRKISGQTYPSVYGRMEWDSPAPTITTQCFGYGNGRFGHPEQDRAISLREAAILQTFPENYRFLAPGEPVRFSKLGRLIGNAVPVQIGEVVAQSLLAHVQKYDRWLTLT, encoded by the coding sequence ATGAATCTAGATGCAACTGTCCTCAGCACTCACATAGCTAATGAGCCTCATCCTGATAGGGGGAGTGCAGCGATTAGCTGCGTTGATCTATTTTGCGGTTTGGGCGGTCTTACGCACGGACTTATTAGAGGAGGTATTGAGGTTGTTGCAGGCATTGACATCGATCCGCAATGTCGCTTCCCATACGAGAGCAACAACGACGCGGTTTTCATCAACCAGGATGTAAATGATCTTTCTGGTGCGGAGCTTTCAGAGATTTTTGGGGATAGGAAATTACGGTTGCTGGCGGGCTGTGCCCCCTGCCAACCATTCTCGACTTACAGTCGCAAAGGACGTAAGGAGCGCCAAGACACCAAATGGGAACTTGTATCCGACTTCGGTCGGCTGGTACGGGAGACTCAACCCGATTTCGTCACAATGGAGAATGTACCGCAGCTCCTAGAGCATGAAGTTTTCAAGGAGTTTTTGAAGGAACTAGAAGGCTATGCGACCTGGTGGAGTGTTGTCGATTGTGTTCAATATGGCGTTCCACAGACTCGGAAACGGCTTGTGCTGCTAGCGTCCCGATTGGGAGCAGTGGAGTTACTCCCTCCCATCTCTTCTACAGAGTTCTGCACAACTGTGCGTGAAGCGATTTCCCATCTACCCGCTTTAGCAGCCGGATGCTGCGATCCAAATGATGCACTTCATGCCGCGCCCTCACTAAGTGAGCTGAACCTTCGCAGAATTAGAGCATCAAAACCCGGAGGTACATGGCATGATTGGGATGCTTCGCTGATAGCACAATGTCATCGCAAGATATCTGGACAGACTTATCCTAGTGTGTATGGTCGTATGGAGTGGGATTCCCCGGCCCCAACGATAACAACCCAATGCTTCGGCTACGGAAATGGTCGGTTCGGACATCCGGAACAGGATCGTGCAATCTCTCTTAGAGAGGCCGCTATCCTTCAGACCTTTCCTGAAAACTACCGCTTCCTAGCTCCTGGCGAGCCTGTCCGTTTCAGCAAACTGGGTCGCTTAATCGGAAACGCTGTTCCTGTCCAAATTGGCGAGGTAGTGGCGCAAAGCCTGCTCGCTCATGTGCAGAAGTATGATAGGTGGCTGACCTTAACCTAA
- a CDS encoding MASE1 domain-containing protein, with the protein MTWLQTRQWRYLISVGVLTAVYFGAAVLATKIPGMNVLASPVGLPAGIALAALLVHGERLWPGVGLGAFFFAFSCRASWVVALGISASSALQAVAGLKLLNRMGFRPSFERPRDVVSLFSGAMVSMLINASLDTLTLCLAGIQPWAEFESLWWSVWVGGVMGVAILTPLLLKWREWPDPKRFGYLIEVSSWLCLLLSIGWIVFCSRTRVYIASYPLEYLPFPFMVWGALRFGQGGTVLANLIFSGFALWGVARESGPFLKHTSNNGEAILTLQAFTAVLALTSLVLAAAIAGRQRAEVSLRENQASLANAQRIAQVGNWDLDLMKQHLSWSDEVYRLVGFSPGTIRPAHETFLQLVHPDDQSLVSESFSQALNERTPYSIDYRIVRSDGTQRTVHEQVEIILNQVGEAVRLTGTVQDITERQRAEEFRLAKEAAEEANRAKSAFLANMSHELRTPLNAIIGYSEMLQEEAEDAGEDAFVEDLLKINSAGKQLLSLISDILDLSKIEAGRMTLHVETFEISTLIWEVVTTIQPLADKNANTLTVHCPDDIGSMQLDLSKVRQALLNILSNAAKFTKQGKITLTVDTAAELNYKAVERDNGRVGENLQSFAPSLSHNLAGSNSPSPWIIFSVTDTGIGMTPQQSAQVFQPFTQADNSTTRNYGGTGLGLTITQKFCQMMGGDITVSSELGHGSTFTIWLPVKLSESQIESNSQPSRSNSNV; encoded by the coding sequence AGTGGCGGTATTTGATTTCGGTGGGTGTTCTCACTGCGGTTTACTTTGGCGCGGCAGTTCTCGCAACTAAAATTCCGGGAATGAATGTGTTGGCGTCGCCCGTGGGATTGCCTGCCGGTATTGCCCTAGCAGCCCTTCTCGTCCACGGAGAACGGTTGTGGCCTGGGGTTGGGTTGGGTGCTTTTTTCTTTGCATTCTCATGCCGTGCCTCATGGGTTGTGGCTTTAGGCATCAGCGCCAGCAGTGCCTTGCAAGCGGTAGCCGGGTTAAAGCTGCTCAACCGCATGGGGTTTCGCCCTTCATTTGAACGCCCGCGAGATGTGGTTTCCCTCTTTTCGGGCGCAATGGTATCGATGCTCATCAATGCTAGCCTCGATACATTAACCTTGTGCTTAGCCGGCATCCAACCCTGGGCCGAATTTGAGTCACTGTGGTGGAGTGTATGGGTAGGAGGCGTGATGGGTGTCGCAATTTTGACGCCCCTGTTACTCAAATGGCGTGAGTGGCCCGACCCTAAACGTTTTGGCTACCTCATTGAAGTGAGTAGCTGGCTCTGTCTTCTGTTGAGCATCGGCTGGATTGTTTTCTGTTCGAGAACGCGGGTGTATATTGCCAGCTATCCCCTTGAGTACCTGCCGTTTCCATTTATGGTGTGGGGGGCTTTGCGATTTGGCCAGGGGGGAACGGTTCTCGCTAACTTGATTTTTTCTGGTTTTGCCCTGTGGGGTGTCGCCAGGGAAAGTGGCCCTTTCCTCAAGCATACGAGCAATAACGGCGAGGCGATTCTGACTTTACAAGCCTTTACAGCGGTACTTGCTCTGACTTCTCTGGTTTTGGCTGCTGCCATTGCCGGCCGCCAGCGTGCGGAGGTATCGCTGCGGGAAAATCAAGCGAGTTTGGCGAATGCTCAGCGGATCGCTCAAGTGGGAAACTGGGACTTAGACTTGATGAAACAGCATTTATCTTGGTCAGATGAAGTTTATCGCCTGGTCGGATTTTCTCCCGGTACGATTCGCCCTGCACACGAGACTTTTTTGCAATTAGTTCATCCTGATGACCAATCGTTGGTCAGTGAGTCTTTCAGTCAGGCATTGAACGAGCGAACACCTTACAGTATTGACTACCGAATTGTGCGCTCAGATGGCACTCAACGTACGGTTCACGAGCAAGTGGAAATTATTCTAAACCAGGTAGGAGAGGCAGTTCGTCTCACCGGCACGGTTCAGGACATTACAGAACGCCAACGGGCCGAAGAATTCCGTTTGGCGAAAGAAGCTGCTGAAGAAGCCAACCGTGCGAAAAGTGCGTTTTTGGCGAATATGAGTCATGAGTTGCGGACGCCGCTGAATGCAATTATTGGTTACAGTGAGATGCTCCAAGAGGAAGCCGAAGATGCCGGTGAGGACGCATTTGTTGAAGACCTATTGAAAATTAATTCTGCCGGCAAACAACTGCTTTCTTTGATTAGCGATATTCTGGATTTATCTAAGATTGAAGCGGGACGCATGACGCTTCATGTAGAAACTTTTGAAATATCGACGCTGATCTGGGAAGTTGTTACTACCATTCAGCCGCTAGCAGACAAAAATGCCAATACACTTACGGTTCATTGTCCTGATGATATTGGCTCAATGCAGCTTGATTTGAGTAAGGTTCGGCAAGCGCTGCTCAATATTCTGAGTAATGCGGCTAAGTTTACTAAGCAGGGGAAAATTACGCTAACAGTAGATACGGCAGCGGAACTGAATTACAAAGCCGTTGAACGCGATAATGGAAGGGTAGGAGAGAATCTGCAATCTTTTGCTCCCTCACTTTCTCATAACTTGGCCGGTTCAAATTCTCCCTCGCCTTGGATCATTTTCTCTGTCACCGATACCGGCATTGGGATGACTCCGCAGCAAAGTGCTCAGGTGTTCCAGCCTTTTACCCAAGCGGATAACTCGACAACTCGCAATTATGGCGGCACAGGACTGGGACTGACGATTACCCAAAAGTTTTGCCAAATGATGGGGGGAGATATTACAGTTAGCAGTGAATTGGGTCATGGATCGACGTTTACAATTTGGCTGCCGGTGAAGCTAAGTGAATCGCAAATAGAATCCAATTCTCAGCCTTCACGGTCAAACTCAAATGTTTGA